In Alistipes ihumii AP11, a genomic segment contains:
- the metG gene encoding methionine--tRNA ligase has product MKKFKRYLVTSALPYANGPVHIGHLAGVYIPSDIYVRYLRLRGEDVVSVCGSDEHGVPITIKARQEGVTPQDIVDKYHNIIKNAFKGLGISFDIYSRTTSPVHHKTASDFFRTLYDKGEFTEKTTMQYYDEEAGQFLADRYIVGTCPHCRNDRAYGDQCEKCGSTLNATDLIDPRSAITGSVPVLRETTHWFLPLDKHEAFLRKWILEGHKEWKVNVYGQCKSWLDLGLQPRAVSRDLDWGIPVPVEGAEGKVLYVWFDAPIGYISATKELTPDWEKYWKDEETKMVHFIGKDNIVFHCIVFPAMLRAHGGYILPENVPANEFLNLEGDKISTSRNWAVWLHEYLADFPGKEDVLRYVLCANAPETKDNDFTWKDFQARNNNELVAVLGNFVNRALVLTHKYYDGSVPERGELTDYDRDILGELPQIKRNLEENIENYRFREALKEAMNIARLGNKYLADTEPWKLAKTDPERVKTILNVSLQITASIAIAIEPFMPFTAAKILGLLQIGKLGWEQLGDTSLLEAGHRIGEPVLLFEKIDDSVIEAQLRKLADTKKANMAREAGGRTEPQKESISFDDFEKMDIRAATILEAEKIAKTKKLLKLVIDTGIDRRTIVSGIAEHYTPEELVGRQVLVLVNLEPRELRGVLSQGMILMAQDSSGKLVLLSPADRVDNGATIG; this is encoded by the coding sequence ATGAAAAAATTCAAACGCTATCTTGTCACCTCGGCCCTGCCGTACGCCAACGGACCGGTCCATATCGGCCACCTCGCAGGCGTCTACATTCCGTCGGACATCTACGTGCGCTACCTGCGCCTCCGGGGCGAGGACGTCGTCTCGGTCTGCGGGTCGGACGAACACGGCGTTCCGATCACGATCAAGGCCCGTCAGGAAGGGGTCACTCCGCAGGATATCGTCGACAAATACCATAATATCATCAAGAACGCGTTCAAAGGGCTCGGCATATCGTTCGACATCTACTCGCGCACCACGTCGCCCGTGCATCACAAGACGGCCTCGGACTTTTTCCGCACGCTGTACGACAAGGGCGAGTTCACCGAGAAGACGACGATGCAGTATTACGACGAGGAGGCCGGACAGTTTCTGGCCGACCGCTACATCGTCGGGACCTGCCCCCACTGCCGCAACGATCGCGCCTACGGCGACCAGTGCGAGAAGTGCGGCAGCACGCTGAACGCCACCGACCTGATCGACCCGCGCAGCGCGATCACCGGTTCGGTTCCGGTGCTGCGCGAGACGACGCACTGGTTCCTGCCGCTCGACAAGCACGAAGCTTTCCTGCGCAAGTGGATTCTCGAAGGGCACAAGGAGTGGAAAGTCAACGTGTACGGCCAGTGCAAGAGCTGGCTCGATCTGGGGCTCCAGCCCCGCGCCGTGAGCCGCGATCTGGACTGGGGGATTCCCGTTCCGGTCGAGGGAGCCGAGGGCAAAGTGCTGTACGTCTGGTTCGATGCGCCGATCGGCTACATCTCGGCCACGAAGGAGCTGACGCCCGACTGGGAAAAGTACTGGAAAGACGAGGAGACGAAAATGGTGCACTTCATCGGCAAGGACAACATCGTTTTCCACTGTATCGTCTTCCCGGCGATGCTGCGCGCCCACGGCGGATACATCCTGCCCGAGAACGTGCCGGCCAACGAGTTCCTGAACCTCGAGGGCGACAAGATCTCGACCTCGCGCAACTGGGCCGTCTGGCTGCACGAATACCTGGCCGACTTCCCCGGCAAGGAGGACGTGCTCCGCTACGTGCTGTGCGCGAACGCTCCGGAAACGAAGGACAACGACTTCACGTGGAAGGACTTTCAGGCCCGCAACAACAACGAGCTGGTCGCCGTGCTCGGCAACTTCGTCAACCGGGCGCTCGTGCTGACGCACAAGTATTACGACGGCAGCGTGCCCGAGCGAGGCGAACTGACGGACTACGACCGCGACATACTCGGCGAGCTGCCCCAGATCAAGAGGAACCTGGAGGAGAATATCGAGAACTACCGTTTCCGCGAGGCACTCAAGGAAGCGATGAACATCGCCCGGCTGGGCAACAAGTATCTGGCCGATACCGAGCCGTGGAAGCTGGCCAAGACCGATCCCGAACGCGTGAAGACGATCCTGAACGTCTCGCTGCAGATCACCGCGTCAATCGCGATCGCCATCGAGCCGTTCATGCCGTTCACGGCCGCAAAGATTCTTGGCCTGCTGCAGATCGGCAAGCTGGGCTGGGAGCAGCTCGGCGACACGTCGCTGCTCGAGGCCGGACACCGGATCGGCGAACCCGTGCTGCTGTTCGAGAAGATCGACGACAGCGTGATCGAAGCCCAGCTGCGGAAGCTCGCCGACACGAAAAAGGCCAACATGGCCCGCGAGGCGGGAGGCCGGACCGAACCGCAGAAAGAAAGCATATCGTTCGACGACTTCGAGAAAATGGACATTCGCGCGGCGACGATTCTCGAGGCCGAAAAGATCGCCAAGACGAAAAAGCTGCTCAAGCTCGTGATCGACACCGGCATCGACCGGCGGACGATCGTGTCGGGCATAGCCGAGCATTACACACCCGAGGAACTCGTCGGGCGACAGGTGCTCGTGCTCGTGAACCTCGAGCCGAGAGAGCTGCGCGGCGTGCTTTCGCAGGGAATGATCCTGATGGCTCAGGACTCGTCCGGTAAGCTCGTGCTGCTGTCGCCGGCAGATCGGGTCGATAACGGCGCGACGATCGGGTAA
- a CDS encoding branched-chain amino acid aminotransferase, with product MTDTNLDWKNLSFGYIRTDFNIRSYFRDGAWTKPELTSDETVTMHMAATALHYGQEAFEGQKAFRGADGKIRVFRIDENAKRLRASADYLKMAMPPVELFTDMVRQVVRANERFVPPYGTGASLYIRPVLFGTGPQVGVKPASEYLLIVFVTPVGPYYKEGFNPIRVIIDRDHDRAAPLGTGHIKAGGNYGASLTSAEIGHEKGYPSVLYLDAKEKKHIDECGAANFFAIRDGRYITPKSHSVLPSITNMSLMTLAAEMGLQVEQRVVDYDELGTFDEAGSCGTAAVISPIGSIYDPENGRTFAYNDGKPGPWCEKLYHKLRAIQYGEEPDTHGWMTVL from the coding sequence ATGACGGACACGAATTTGGATTGGAAAAACCTTTCGTTCGGCTATATCCGGACGGATTTCAACATACGGAGCTATTTCCGCGACGGAGCATGGACGAAGCCGGAGCTGACATCCGACGAGACCGTGACGATGCACATGGCGGCCACCGCCCTCCATTACGGACAGGAGGCGTTCGAGGGGCAGAAGGCATTCCGGGGGGCGGACGGGAAAATCCGCGTCTTCCGCATCGACGAGAACGCGAAACGGCTGCGCGCGTCGGCCGACTACCTGAAGATGGCCATGCCGCCCGTCGAGCTGTTCACCGACATGGTGCGGCAGGTCGTCCGCGCCAACGAACGCTTCGTGCCTCCCTACGGGACCGGAGCATCGCTCTACATCCGGCCCGTATTGTTCGGGACCGGCCCGCAAGTCGGCGTGAAGCCCGCCTCCGAATATCTGCTGATCGTTTTCGTAACGCCCGTAGGCCCTTACTATAAAGAGGGATTCAACCCGATTCGGGTCATCATCGACCGGGACCACGACCGCGCCGCGCCGCTCGGCACCGGACACATCAAGGCCGGAGGCAATTACGGGGCGAGCCTGACTTCGGCCGAGATCGGACACGAGAAAGGCTATCCGAGCGTGCTGTACCTCGACGCGAAAGAGAAAAAGCATATCGACGAGTGCGGCGCCGCGAACTTCTTCGCGATCCGCGACGGCCGTTACATCACGCCCAAATCGCACTCGGTACTGCCCTCGATCACGAACATGAGCCTGATGACGCTGGCCGCGGAAATGGGCTTGCAGGTCGAGCAGCGCGTGGTCGACTACGACGAGCTCGGCACGTTCGACGAGGCGGGCTCGTGCGGCACGGCCGCCGTGATCTCGCCGATCGGGAGCATCTACGATCCCGAGAACGGACGCACGTTCGCCTACAACGACGGCAAGCCGGGTCCTTGGTGCGAGAAACTCTACCACAAACTGCGCGCGATCCAGTACGGCGAGGAACCGGACACCCACGGCTGGATGACCGTATTGTAA
- a CDS encoding HAD family hydrolase has translation MAKKLTVALIYDFDGTLSPGNMQEYDFIPAVGKSNREFWEESNQTAMEQDGDPILAYMYRMLHEAKNSGISLRRESFARSGQNIRLYEGVREWFPRINAYAAAKGIQLHHYINSSGLREMIEGTPIARQFKKIYASSFFYDVDGVAYWPAVAVNYTNKTQFIFKINKGIESVYDSERINEFIEEEKRPVQFRHMIYFGDGTTDIPCMKLVKQQGGHSIAVYNPRSRQKRQTMEQLIRDNRVSYICAADYSPDKEIDTLVRTIIDKIHADDRLSKFYRKTEP, from the coding sequence ATGGCGAAGAAACTGACCGTAGCGCTGATCTACGACTTCGACGGCACGCTCTCTCCGGGCAACATGCAGGAATACGACTTCATTCCGGCCGTCGGAAAAAGCAACCGCGAGTTCTGGGAAGAGAGCAACCAGACGGCCATGGAGCAGGACGGGGACCCGATCCTCGCCTACATGTACCGGATGCTGCACGAAGCCAAGAATTCGGGTATCTCGCTGCGGCGCGAATCGTTCGCCCGCTCGGGACAGAACATCCGGCTGTACGAGGGGGTCCGCGAATGGTTCCCGCGCATCAACGCCTACGCCGCAGCGAAAGGCATTCAGCTGCACCACTATATCAACTCGTCCGGACTGCGCGAAATGATCGAAGGCACGCCGATCGCGCGGCAATTCAAGAAAATCTATGCCAGCTCCTTCTTCTACGATGTCGACGGAGTGGCCTACTGGCCGGCCGTGGCGGTCAACTACACGAACAAGACGCAGTTCATCTTCAAGATCAACAAGGGTATCGAAAGCGTCTACGACAGCGAACGTATCAACGAGTTCATCGAAGAGGAGAAAAGGCCCGTCCAGTTCCGCCACATGATCTACTTCGGCGACGGGACTACCGACATCCCGTGCATGAAGCTCGTCAAGCAACAGGGGGGCCACTCGATCGCGGTATACAACCCGCGCTCGCGGCAAAAAAGGCAGACGATGGAACAGCTGATCCGCGACAACCGCGTGAGCTACATCTGCGCGGCGGACTACAGCCCCGACAAGGAGATCGACACGCTGGTGCGCACGATCATCGACAAGATCCATGCGGACGACCGGCTCAGCAAATTCTACAGAAAGACCGAGCCATGA
- the rdgB gene encoding RdgB/HAM1 family non-canonical purine NTP pyrophosphatase, which translates to MKIIFATNNKHKLKEVQAVLGDGYRLVTPYELGITEEIPEDRPTIEGNASQKSHYLYECTGGADCFADDTGLEVEALGGEPGVRSARYAGPGHDSERNMELLLRNMEGITDRRARFRTVISLILDGEEHLFEGIVGGVLLTVPRGTNGFGYDPIFVPDGYAETFAEMSDEAKNAISHRGRAVAKLAAFLNSRP; encoded by the coding sequence ATGAAAATTATTTTTGCCACCAACAATAAACACAAGCTAAAGGAAGTTCAGGCCGTATTGGGCGACGGCTACCGGCTTGTCACGCCCTACGAGCTGGGTATTACCGAGGAAATTCCGGAAGACCGCCCTACGATCGAAGGCAACGCTTCCCAGAAATCGCACTACCTGTACGAGTGCACGGGGGGAGCCGACTGCTTTGCCGACGACACGGGCCTCGAGGTCGAGGCGCTCGGCGGGGAGCCGGGAGTTCGCTCGGCACGCTATGCGGGACCGGGACACGATTCGGAGCGCAACATGGAGCTTCTGCTGCGCAATATGGAAGGCATAACGGACCGGAGGGCCCGCTTCCGCACCGTCATTTCGCTGATTCTCGACGGAGAAGAGCATCTTTTCGAAGGAATCGTCGGAGGCGTATTGCTGACGGTTCCCCGCGGCACGAACGGCTTCGGATACGATCCGATCTTCGTTCCCGACGGGTATGCGGAAACTTTCGCCGAAATGAGCGACGAAGCCAAGAACGCGATCAGTCACCGGGGACGCGCCGTCGCAAAGCTGGCCGCCTTCCTCAACAGCCGTCCCTGA
- the recO gene encoding DNA repair protein RecO, with protein sequence MRTYKARGIVLHTIKYGDSSAIAYLFTDVLGRMSYMVQGIRSKRGRGNKAALLQPMFLVEFEGVEQPHAQMHRIREMRSLRPLMSVPFDVRKSTISMFMAEVLYRLIREVEANEPLFDFLCEAVLKLDAMREGIANYHLWFLVRLSAYLGFYPGNEYIENGCFDIRGGLFTPSMPAHRIGMNEACARLLGTLMECEADALAEIPLSRARRTEFMEAMLSFFGYHFDSIHSVRSISILREVF encoded by the coding sequence ATGCGCACCTACAAAGCGCGCGGCATCGTACTCCATACGATCAAATACGGCGACAGTTCGGCGATCGCCTATCTGTTCACGGACGTGCTGGGCCGAATGAGCTACATGGTGCAGGGCATCCGCAGCAAGCGGGGCCGGGGCAACAAGGCGGCGCTTCTCCAGCCGATGTTTCTCGTCGAATTCGAGGGCGTCGAACAGCCGCACGCGCAAATGCACCGCATCCGGGAAATGCGCAGTCTCCGCCCGCTGATGTCGGTCCCGTTCGATGTGCGCAAAAGCACGATCTCGATGTTCATGGCCGAGGTGCTGTACCGGCTGATCCGCGAGGTCGAGGCCAACGAGCCCCTGTTCGACTTTCTCTGCGAGGCCGTGCTGAAGCTCGACGCGATGCGGGAGGGAATCGCTAACTACCACCTCTGGTTCCTCGTACGGTTGTCCGCCTATCTGGGCTTCTATCCCGGCAACGAGTATATCGAAAACGGCTGCTTCGACATCCGGGGCGGGCTTTTCACGCCGTCGATGCCCGCCCACCGCATCGGCATGAACGAGGCGTGCGCCCGGCTATTGGGCACCCTGATGGAGTGCGAAGCCGACGCTTTGGCCGAGATCCCGCTTTCCCGCGCACGGCGTACGGAATTCATGGAAGCGATGCTGTCCTTTTTCGGCTACCATTTCGATTCGATCCACTCGGTCCGCTCGATCTCGATCCTGCGCGAAGTTTTCTGA
- a CDS encoding HAD family hydrolase yields the protein MKRTDFFRKIATAVIALLLCQPATFGQTYRHITGWPDETNRRIESFLNSTLAMKERKVAVFDCDGTLIGQVPHYLSEESMYDFAVANYQDRQDKLSKEKWKICEELAAGDNVAVSYTQRCIDFFAGLTPDELSNAGWVCYQNKFAGKFYPEMKELLANLEEYGFEIWIVTASTELLYQRFVHEQLGIPVDRILGVKSCIRDGIVTDEVVRPIPQDAGKAEVIHTFIKARPLIVGGNSRGDMEMMHESVGLRILVNPDDAKPEQAMGGKTVKSYWENDPITLIVASDDRPDESIEWTTGKLGVARNPSHPKP from the coding sequence ATGAAAAGAACCGACTTTTTCAGAAAAATCGCAACGGCCGTCATCGCGCTGCTGCTCTGCCAGCCCGCGACTTTCGGCCAGACTTACCGCCACATAACCGGCTGGCCGGACGAGACGAACCGGCGAATCGAATCGTTTCTGAACTCGACGCTCGCCATGAAGGAGCGGAAGGTCGCCGTATTCGACTGCGACGGCACGCTGATCGGCCAAGTGCCCCACTACCTGAGCGAGGAATCGATGTACGACTTCGCCGTAGCGAACTACCAGGACCGTCAGGACAAGCTGTCGAAAGAAAAATGGAAAATCTGCGAAGAACTGGCCGCAGGCGATAACGTGGCCGTCTCCTACACGCAGCGGTGCATCGACTTCTTCGCCGGACTGACGCCCGACGAACTGAGTAATGCCGGCTGGGTCTGCTACCAAAACAAGTTCGCGGGCAAGTTCTATCCCGAAATGAAGGAGCTGCTGGCCAATCTGGAGGAATACGGCTTCGAGATATGGATCGTAACGGCCTCGACGGAGCTGCTCTATCAGCGGTTCGTCCACGAGCAGCTCGGCATTCCGGTCGACCGCATTCTGGGCGTCAAGTCGTGCATCCGCGACGGCATCGTGACCGACGAGGTCGTGCGTCCGATCCCCCAAGACGCAGGCAAGGCCGAAGTCATCCACACGTTCATCAAGGCCCGTCCGCTGATCGTAGGCGGCAACTCGCGCGGAGACATGGAGATGATGCACGAGTCGGTCGGCCTGAGAATACTGGTCAATCCCGACGACGCGAAACCCGAGCAAGCTATGGGCGGAAAGACCGTCAAATCATATTGGGAGAACGATCCGATAACGCTGATCGTCGCAAGCGACGACCGCCCCGACGAAAGCATCGAATGGACGACCGGGAAACTCGGCGTTGCCCGCAATCCGTCGCATCCGAAGCCCTGA
- the galE gene encoding UDP-glucose 4-epimerase GalE, whose protein sequence is MKECVLVAGGAGYIGTHTAVELIEAGYDVVIVDNLSNSEMKAVEGVREITGRNVPFERVDCDDRQALADVFGRYRFGAVIHFAASKAVGESVEKPLLYYRNNILSLLNVLDLMREKGVRNLVFSSSCTVYGQPEALPVTEQTPRQPATSPYGNTKQICEDILRDTVAAYPELCGIALRYFNPIGAHPSALIGELPKGVPGNLVPFITQTAAGIRECLSVFGDDYDTPDGSAIRDYIDVVDLAKAHVVAVGRMIDGKGKNRYEYFNIGTGRGRSVLELVSLFERATGVRVPHKIVGRRAGDIEKIWADTSYANRELGWKAERPIEDTLRSAWAWEKRLRGIE, encoded by the coding sequence ATGAAAGAATGTGTATTGGTTGCCGGGGGGGCCGGCTATATCGGAACTCATACGGCCGTGGAGCTGATCGAGGCGGGATACGATGTCGTGATCGTCGACAATCTGTCGAATTCCGAAATGAAGGCGGTCGAGGGCGTTCGGGAAATCACCGGGCGGAACGTGCCCTTCGAGCGTGTCGATTGTGATGACAGGCAGGCGCTGGCGGACGTGTTCGGCCGCTACCGGTTCGGCGCGGTTATCCATTTCGCCGCGTCGAAGGCTGTCGGCGAGTCGGTCGAGAAGCCGCTGCTCTATTACCGCAACAATATCCTGTCGCTGCTCAACGTGCTCGACCTGATGCGGGAGAAAGGGGTACGCAATCTTGTCTTCTCGTCGTCGTGCACCGTGTACGGCCAGCCCGAAGCGTTGCCCGTCACCGAGCAGACGCCGAGGCAGCCGGCCACGTCGCCTTACGGCAACACGAAGCAGATATGCGAGGATATTCTGCGCGATACGGTGGCGGCTTATCCCGAGCTGTGCGGCATAGCGCTCCGCTACTTCAATCCGATCGGAGCGCACCCCTCGGCATTGATCGGCGAGCTTCCCAAGGGCGTACCGGGCAATCTGGTCCCGTTCATCACGCAGACGGCGGCCGGTATCCGCGAGTGCCTGAGCGTATTCGGCGACGACTACGACACGCCGGACGGATCGGCGATCCGCGACTATATCGACGTAGTCGATCTGGCCAAGGCCCACGTCGTGGCCGTAGGCCGGATGATCGACGGGAAGGGCAAGAACCGCTACGAATACTTCAATATCGGTACGGGTCGCGGCCGTTCGGTGCTGGAACTCGTCTCGCTGTTCGAACGGGCTACCGGCGTGCGTGTGCCGCACAAGATCGTCGGCCGCCGGGCCGGCGACATCGAGAAGATCTGGGCCGATACCTCGTATGCGAACCGAGAGCTCGGATGGAAGGCCGAGCGGCCGATCGAGGATACGCTTCGTTCGGCCTGGGCTTGGGAGAAACGGCTGCGCGGAATCGAATAG
- a CDS encoding tetratricopeptide repeat protein, translating into MDEIQVAAFRWPGPEGHPTPGKKDRVCRTVVRRLACLLNFILSAVPALTAQSFDERFSDCFSKGDTAAARRVLRQWEASAERPAEFFVAGLNYCFRMARQSLIVLGDGPGNGPTLETVDPAGSCRELSLSEAVRYDTALVRRGIAYIDRGIEAYPLRLDMRFGKIHALGEIGDYGRYVDAIVDAVAASADNACRWLWSDDRPLEDGREFMLSAVQDYVNRLYELGTDEGLDGMDRIASTVLGIYPDHVESLDNAAIVRIVRGRYDEAKPLLMRAERLAPRDMTILANLAELHVRQGDRPAAATYYRRMADCAEGSDRDYALRRLRELEEKE; encoded by the coding sequence ATGGATGAGATACAAGTAGCCGCATTCCGCTGGCCCGGTCCCGAGGGGCATCCGACGCCGGGAAAAAAGGACCGTGTCTGCCGGACGGTCGTTCGCCGGTTGGCCTGTCTGTTGAACTTCATCCTGTCTGCCGTTCCGGCTTTGACGGCTCAGTCGTTCGACGAGCGTTTCTCAGACTGTTTTTCCAAGGGCGATACGGCTGCCGCTCGGCGAGTGTTGCGGCAATGGGAGGCGTCTGCCGAGCGTCCGGCGGAGTTTTTTGTCGCCGGGCTGAACTATTGTTTCCGCATGGCCCGGCAGAGTCTGATCGTGTTGGGGGATGGTCCCGGGAACGGGCCGACTCTTGAAACGGTCGATCCGGCCGGCTCCTGCCGGGAACTTTCTCTGTCCGAGGCGGTGCGTTATGATACGGCGCTCGTCCGGCGGGGAATAGCGTATATCGATCGAGGAATCGAAGCGTACCCTTTGCGTCTCGACATGCGTTTCGGCAAAATCCATGCACTGGGCGAGATCGGAGACTACGGCCGCTACGTCGATGCGATCGTCGATGCGGTCGCAGCGTCGGCCGATAACGCGTGCCGCTGGCTTTGGAGCGATGACCGCCCGCTGGAGGACGGTCGGGAGTTCATGCTGTCGGCCGTTCAGGACTATGTGAATCGCCTTTATGAGCTGGGGACCGACGAGGGGCTCGACGGCATGGATCGGATCGCTTCGACCGTGCTGGGAATCTATCCCGATCATGTGGAGAGTCTGGATAATGCGGCTATCGTGCGGATCGTCCGCGGCCGTTACGACGAGGCGAAGCCTCTGTTGATGCGGGCCGAGCGGCTGGCTCCGCGCGATATGACGATACTGGCCAATCTGGCCGAGTTGCACGTTCGGCAGGGAGACCGTCCGGCCGCGGCGACTTATTATCGCAGAATGGCGGACTGCGCGGAAGGTTCCGACCGGGATTACGCTTTGCGGCGGCTCCGCGAGTTGGAGGAGAAAGAGTGA
- a CDS encoding ABC transporter permease translates to MSKIGLIVSREFNQRVRKKSFILTTILTPLLLVGLMVAPALVMQLRSDQVKRIAVVDRSGIVGDKLQGDRETVFVPADRSEERLREDKDEFYGYLVIGPDVLADPSDVRLYTHEASTLDLEGAIAERIGQILEAEKLKAYAIDDLPQIMQSVKTDVTLQAFRIDEAGGDRASSSVLSMVSAYVFGFLIYMFVFMYGAMVMQGVVEEKSSKVLEIIVSSVKPFELMLGKILGIASVAVVQFLIWVAVVLVLGTAAVQVLAGDALAQSAALAGQMPSGMDADTLSALRGVTDFGFLARMFGGFLVYFVGGYLLYAAMFAAIGSAVDNVQDTQQLQLPVTIPMIFALIVMMNVMREPNSSLAVWCSIIPLTSPIIMMARMPYGVPLWQIVLSVGLLYASFVAMVWTAGKIYRVGIFMYGKKPGFKELYKWMRYK, encoded by the coding sequence ATGAGCAAGATAGGACTGATCGTGAGCCGCGAGTTCAATCAGCGCGTGCGCAAAAAAAGCTTCATTCTGACGACGATTCTCACGCCTCTGCTGCTGGTCGGGCTGATGGTCGCTCCGGCGCTCGTCATGCAGCTTCGCAGCGATCAGGTGAAGCGGATCGCCGTCGTGGATCGCAGCGGAATCGTCGGCGACAAGCTGCAGGGCGACCGGGAGACGGTTTTCGTACCGGCCGATCGGAGCGAGGAACGGCTGAGGGAAGATAAGGACGAGTTTTACGGCTATCTGGTGATAGGACCCGACGTGCTGGCCGATCCCTCGGATGTCCGCCTGTATACGCACGAGGCTTCGACGCTCGATCTGGAGGGCGCGATCGCCGAGCGGATCGGGCAGATTCTGGAAGCGGAAAAGCTGAAGGCTTACGCTATCGACGATCTGCCGCAGATCATGCAGAGCGTCAAGACGGACGTGACGCTGCAAGCCTTCCGGATCGACGAGGCGGGAGGGGACCGGGCCAGCTCGAGCGTGTTGTCGATGGTGTCGGCCTATGTGTTCGGCTTTCTGATCTACATGTTCGTGTTCATGTACGGGGCGATGGTCATGCAGGGCGTGGTGGAGGAGAAAAGCTCCAAGGTGCTCGAGATCATCGTGTCGTCGGTCAAGCCTTTCGAGCTGATGCTCGGCAAGATTCTGGGCATCGCTTCGGTGGCGGTCGTGCAGTTTCTGATCTGGGTGGCGGTCGTGCTGGTGCTCGGGACTGCCGCCGTGCAGGTGCTGGCCGGCGACGCGCTGGCCCAAAGTGCCGCGCTGGCCGGACAGATGCCCTCGGGAATGGATGCCGATACGCTGTCGGCGCTCAGGGGAGTGACCGACTTCGGGTTTCTTGCCCGGATGTTCGGCGGTTTCCTCGTCTATTTCGTCGGCGGTTATCTGCTCTATGCGGCGATGTTCGCGGCGATCGGCAGCGCGGTCGACAACGTACAGGACACCCAGCAACTGCAATTGCCCGTGACCATTCCGATGATATTCGCGCTGATCGTGATGATGAACGTCATGCGCGAGCCCAACAGCTCGCTGGCCGTCTGGTGCAGCATCATCCCGCTGACCTCGCCGATCATCATGATGGCGCGCATGCCCTACGGGGTGCCTCTCTGGCAGATCGTCCTTTCGGTCGGATTGCTCTATGCGAGTTTCGTCGCGATGGTGTGGACGGCCGGCAAGATTTACCGGGTGGGCATATTCATGTACGGCAAGAAACCGGGTTTCAAGGAGCTTTACAAATGGATGAGATACAAGTAG
- a CDS encoding ABC transporter ATP-binding protein codes for MDLLCVEHVTKRYATHTALHDVSLAIPRGAVYGLLGPNGAGKTTLIRIINRITAPDEGRVLLGGRCLAPEDVRRIGYLPEERGLYKKMKVGEQALYFAQLKGLSKREATLRLKRWFEKFGIAGWWDKKVEELSKGMAQKVQFIVTVLHEPELLIFDEPFSGFDPVNANLLKNEILALRDAGATIVFSTHNMSSVEEICDHITLIDRSRNVLSGPVDEVRRRHGGNVFRIDFAGDLSALDLQALERVARVVAEPRPEGRLLTMRLRLPSADSVRSALSLLNERVEIRGFEEIIPSMNDIFIRAVGGEL; via the coding sequence ATGGATTTACTATGTGTCGAGCACGTGACGAAGCGGTATGCGACGCATACCGCGCTGCACGACGTGTCGCTCGCGATTCCCCGGGGGGCCGTTTACGGCTTGCTCGGTCCCAACGGCGCCGGCAAGACGACGCTGATCCGTATCATCAACCGCATCACGGCTCCGGACGAAGGCCGCGTTCTGCTCGGCGGCCGCTGTCTCGCGCCGGAGGACGTCCGCCGCATCGGCTATCTGCCCGAGGAACGGGGGTTGTACAAGAAGATGAAGGTCGGCGAGCAGGCGCTCTATTTCGCCCAGCTCAAGGGGCTTTCCAAGCGCGAGGCCACGCTCCGGCTGAAGCGGTGGTTCGAGAAGTTCGGCATTGCCGGCTGGTGGGACAAGAAGGTCGAGGAACTGAGCAAGGGGATGGCCCAGAAGGTACAGTTCATCGTCACGGTGCTGCACGAGCCCGAATTGCTGATTTTCGACGAGCCGTTCAGCGGTTTCGATCCGGTCAATGCCAATCTGCTCAAGAACGAGATACTCGCGCTGCGCGATGCGGGCGCGACGATCGTTTTCTCGACCCACAACATGTCGTCGGTCGAGGAGATATGCGACCATATCACGCTGATCGACCGCTCGCGGAACGTTCTGAGCGGTCCGGTCGACGAAGTGCGGCGCCGGCACGGCGGCAACGTTTTCCGCATCGACTTCGCGGGCGACCTCTCGGCGCTCGATCTGCAGGCGCTGGAGCGGGTGGCCCGTGTCGTGGCGGAGCCGAGACCGGAGGGCCGGTTGCTGACGATGCGGCTCCGGTTGCCTTCGGCCGATTCGGTCCGTAGCGCGCTCTCGCTGCTCAACGAGCGGGTCGAGATTCGCGGTTTCGAGGAGATCATTCCGAGTATGAACGATATTTTTATCCGTGCCGTCGGCGGCGAGCTGTAA